Proteins encoded within one genomic window of Gloeobacter kilaueensis JS1:
- a CDS encoding 2Fe-2S iron-sulfur cluster-binding protein, translating into MPTYPIELVNREGYRIAVEADQFILAAVEAAGVRLPVGCRYGACITCAARLIEGEVDQPGAVGLRPEHIAQGYVLLCVAQARSHCRFEVGLESQAALYTNPFQ; encoded by the coding sequence GTGCCGACCTACCCGATCGAACTGGTCAACCGCGAGGGGTACCGCATCGCCGTCGAGGCGGACCAGTTCATCCTCGCCGCCGTCGAAGCTGCTGGAGTGCGCCTGCCGGTCGGCTGCCGCTACGGTGCCTGCATCACCTGCGCCGCCCGCTTGATCGAGGGCGAAGTGGATCAACCTGGGGCGGTCGGGCTGCGGCCAGAACACATCGCCCAGGGCTACGTGCTGTTGTGCGTCGCCCAGGCGCGCTCCCACTGCCGCTTCGAGGTGGGCCTCGAAAGCCAGGCGGCTCTTTACACCAATCCCTTTCAATAA
- a CDS encoding Uma2 family endonuclease encodes MSTAPDSSPRRQTIEIQNDASATFDPQRWIATTTSGLEAVFSADPNVLVASSLTWFAIEDNPAIRIVPDVMVVFGRPKGPRGAYYQWSEYDIVPQVVFELVSPVESLTQLAKEFAFYERYGVEEYYLYDPLKEDICGWLRYQNRLEVIDPIQGWLSPRLGVRFELTHEGLELYRPDGQKLGTYEELERQRALALQQLEEERQRADLERLRAERLAEQLRSLGIDPEKL; translated from the coding sequence GTGTCCACTGCCCCAGACAGCAGCCCGAGGCGTCAGACTATCGAAATTCAAAACGATGCCTCCGCCACCTTCGATCCCCAACGCTGGATCGCAACGACGACGAGTGGCCTGGAAGCAGTCTTCAGCGCCGATCCGAACGTGCTGGTGGCAAGCAGCCTCACCTGGTTTGCAATCGAGGACAACCCGGCTATCCGCATCGTTCCGGATGTAATGGTCGTCTTTGGCCGTCCCAAAGGACCGCGCGGTGCCTATTATCAGTGGAGCGAGTACGACATCGTGCCCCAGGTGGTCTTCGAGCTGGTCTCACCGGTCGAATCGCTCACCCAACTGGCCAAAGAATTTGCCTTCTACGAGCGCTACGGCGTCGAAGAATATTACCTCTACGATCCGCTCAAAGAAGATATCTGCGGCTGGCTGCGCTATCAAAACCGGCTGGAGGTGATCGATCCGATCCAGGGCTGGCTCAGCCCCCGGCTGGGGGTGCGCTTCGAGCTGACCCACGAAGGACTCGAACTGTACCGCCCCGACGGTCAAAAACTCGGCACCTACGAGGAACTGGAGCGCCAGCGCGCCCTCGCCCTCCAACAACTCGAAGAGGAGCGCCAGCGCGCCGACCTCGAACGGCTGCGGGCCGAACGCCTCGCCGAACAACTGCGTTCTCTGGGGATCGACCCTGAAAAGCTCTAG
- a CDS encoding tetratricopeptide repeat-containing sulfotransferase family protein: protein MAAKERAGASGRDSSALLHQGRLHRQQDRLSEAIHCFRQAIKQDGSLVEAHLQLAGTLAQQGQLQAAAASFEQVIRLEPDCGEAFNELAALYVQLGAPDRAIAVLRRLLAVRHDHLEAHLALAALLEGTGDLQGASACYRQALLYQPGSAPAQFGLALLLHKLGHLSEARTHYLKVAELDSHSALARARLGQIEQQLDQPEAALGWFDAALAVAPEEPVFLGNLALAFENLGELDKAQKLYERVLDLKPTDPTATAGLASVREKRRDYRGAYELLAPLARPESADLRVALSWAVVCSRLAQPAEALPVLGAVLDRVHGAQERALVLFRLADLYDALGKYDEAFGCLEEAHALQPFFFDPAAWTGQIDRLIATFSAENLANLPRASNRSPLPVFIVGMPRSGSSLIEQILSRHSSLFAAGERTAFFNLAGTIKNYPASTATLTQGALDALAEPYLAQLQQLAPAASRITDKLPQNYLHLGLISRLFPAARIIHCRRDPLDTCLSCYFQNFAARHPYTSRLEQLGQYYRQYERLMAHWQQGLPVPMLEVWYEELVAQQERVSRRLVEFLELQWEEECLSFWRSERLVNTASYDQVRRPLYDRSVGRARHYARHLELLQAILERNPSR from the coding sequence GTGGCAGCAAAAGAGCGAGCAGGTGCATCGGGCAGGGACAGTTCAGCGCTTTTGCACCAGGGACGGCTTCATCGCCAGCAAGACCGCCTCAGCGAGGCGATCCACTGTTTCCGGCAGGCGATCAAGCAGGATGGCAGCCTGGTGGAAGCCCACCTGCAGCTGGCTGGAACTCTCGCTCAGCAGGGCCAGCTCCAGGCTGCCGCTGCCAGCTTCGAGCAGGTCATCCGTCTGGAACCTGACTGTGGGGAAGCTTTTAACGAACTGGCGGCCCTTTATGTCCAACTTGGCGCACCAGATCGAGCGATCGCTGTCTTGCGCCGGTTACTCGCAGTTCGCCACGATCACCTTGAGGCCCACCTTGCCCTCGCTGCCCTGCTGGAGGGCACAGGCGATCTGCAGGGGGCCAGCGCCTGCTATCGCCAGGCCCTGCTCTACCAGCCCGGTTCAGCTCCCGCCCAGTTTGGTCTGGCTCTGCTGTTGCACAAGCTGGGCCACCTGAGCGAAGCCCGGACGCACTATCTCAAAGTTGCAGAACTGGATAGCCATTCTGCCCTGGCAAGGGCGCGCCTGGGTCAGATCGAACAGCAACTGGACCAGCCGGAGGCAGCGCTCGGCTGGTTTGACGCAGCGCTCGCTGTCGCCCCCGAGGAGCCGGTTTTTTTGGGCAATCTGGCCCTCGCCTTCGAGAATCTGGGCGAGCTGGATAAGGCCCAAAAGTTGTACGAGCGCGTCCTGGATCTCAAGCCCACCGATCCGACAGCGACGGCTGGCCTCGCCTCGGTGCGCGAGAAGCGGCGCGACTATCGGGGAGCTTACGAGCTGCTTGCTCCCCTGGCCCGACCGGAAAGCGCCGATCTGCGCGTCGCCCTCAGTTGGGCGGTTGTCTGTTCCCGGCTGGCACAACCGGCGGAGGCGCTGCCGGTGCTGGGTGCCGTCTTAGATCGCGTACACGGTGCTCAGGAGCGCGCCCTCGTCCTTTTTCGCCTCGCGGATCTCTACGACGCGCTGGGCAAGTACGACGAAGCATTCGGCTGTCTAGAAGAGGCCCACGCCCTGCAGCCTTTTTTCTTTGACCCGGCAGCCTGGACAGGCCAGATCGACCGATTGATCGCGACTTTTAGCGCTGAAAATCTTGCCAACCTCCCCCGCGCCAGCAACCGCTCGCCGCTGCCGGTCTTTATCGTCGGGATGCCCCGCTCCGGCAGCAGCCTCATCGAGCAGATCCTCTCGCGCCACAGCTCTCTCTTTGCCGCCGGGGAGCGCACCGCTTTTTTCAATCTGGCAGGCACCATCAAAAATTATCCAGCCAGCACTGCAACGCTTACCCAGGGCGCGCTCGACGCCCTGGCCGAGCCTTACCTCGCTCAGTTACAACAACTGGCTCCCGCAGCTTCCCGCATCACCGACAAACTGCCTCAGAACTACCTCCACCTCGGGCTTATCTCGCGTCTGTTTCCCGCCGCCCGCATCATCCACTGCCGCCGCGACCCCCTCGATACCTGTCTGTCGTGCTACTTCCAGAACTTCGCTGCCCGCCATCCTTATACCAGCCGCCTCGAACAGCTGGGACAGTACTACCGCCAGTACGAGCGGCTGATGGCTCACTGGCAGCAGGGATTGCCGGTGCCGATGCTGGAGGTCTGGTACGAAGAGCTGGTTGCCCAGCAGGAGCGGGTGAGCCGCCGGTTAGTGGAGTTTCTGGAGCTGCAATGGGAGGAGGAGTGCTTGAGTTTCTGGCGCTCGGAGCGGCTGGTGAACACGGCGAGTTACGACCAGGTGCGGCGGCCCCTCTACGACCGCTCAGTGGGACGCGCCCGCCACTACGCCCGGCATCTTGAACTGCTGCAGGCAATTCTCGAACGTAACCCGAGCCGCTGA
- a CDS encoding acyl-CoA desaturase has product MKTHSSALSGLASLKWPLVGFIGTVHLLALLAPWCFSWSALGVALLLHWLLGGIGICLGYHRLLAHRSFRLPQLLERAVALLGALALQGGPIFWVAGHRRHHAWTEDPTRDPHASTRGFWWSHLLWLVQPQAQPPAEKFAADLACQPFYRWLERYHLLLQLPFGLLLFLLGGVPFVVYGIFVRTVLLWHTTWLVNSAAHLSGYRSYQTADCSRNLWWVALLTYGEGWHNNHHAHPRAARAGLLWWEVDLTWGTIRLLEMVGLARKVVRPSCLVNCESVTSKVRG; this is encoded by the coding sequence ATGAAAACCCATTCTTCTGCTTTGAGCGGCCTGGCGTCGCTCAAGTGGCCGCTCGTCGGTTTTATTGGCACCGTTCATCTTCTGGCCTTGCTGGCTCCCTGGTGTTTTAGCTGGTCCGCCCTCGGGGTTGCGCTGCTGCTGCACTGGTTGTTGGGCGGTATCGGCATCTGCCTGGGCTACCACCGGCTGCTGGCTCACCGCAGCTTCCGGCTGCCGCAGCTTCTGGAGCGGGCGGTTGCCCTCCTCGGCGCGCTGGCTCTGCAGGGCGGCCCGATCTTCTGGGTAGCGGGGCACCGGCGGCACCACGCCTGGACGGAAGATCCGACTCGCGATCCACACGCTTCCACGCGCGGCTTCTGGTGGAGCCATCTGCTCTGGCTGGTCCAGCCCCAGGCCCAGCCACCGGCAGAAAAGTTCGCTGCGGATCTGGCCTGTCAACCGTTCTACAGGTGGCTGGAGCGCTATCATCTGTTGCTGCAATTGCCCTTCGGGTTGCTGTTGTTTCTATTGGGCGGCGTTCCCTTCGTCGTCTACGGCATCTTTGTGCGCACGGTTTTGCTCTGGCACACCACCTGGCTCGTCAACTCCGCCGCCCATCTGAGCGGTTATCGCTCCTACCAGACCGCCGACTGCTCGCGCAACCTCTGGTGGGTGGCCCTGCTCACCTACGGCGAGGGCTGGCACAACAACCACCATGCCCATCCGCGCGCCGCTCGGGCCGGTCTGCTGTGGTGGGAGGTCGATCTCACCTGGGGAACGATCCGGCTCCTGGAGATGGTGGGGCTGGCCCGCAAGGTGGTTCGACCATCCTGCCTTGTCAACTGTGAGTCCGTTACCAGCAAAGTTCGAGGATAG
- a CDS encoding TetR family transcriptional regulator — MAQLQPRTPARERLIRSASALFALQGVRETTTRQIAERAGVNEVTLFRQFGNKQGLLLALIEESNLFDVLRVAPALLPVSRPQLRDYIEARLSAFEQLPEFVLSLVAETADPTAIERQTPSRQIPDDPANQSDPSPSARRADLLDTLLLGWTFKKWLGIATGPQQGRADFLESVAGLFEQSTSALLPDDGQPPVHELSAAFVHRLLDSARKSSPQDYALLYVLFAAGLSAAEVSALQRTDWIGESDRQLLQVGNRQVPLNRQILGKRYGSSTHNPLSRWLKSRRDQQNALFLNEVARPLSVQEVQFRWEVCIQKIVAATESAPTVEQAQQTWRVEMLLRGIDLDTLAILSGQTPEQLQPFARRAREKLALEKALQLDG, encoded by the coding sequence ATGGCCCAGCTTCAGCCGCGCACTCCCGCCCGAGAGCGGCTGATCCGATCGGCGAGCGCGCTTTTTGCTCTTCAGGGCGTGCGCGAGACGACGACGCGGCAAATTGCCGAGCGGGCGGGCGTCAACGAGGTGACCCTGTTTCGCCAGTTCGGCAACAAGCAGGGGCTGCTGCTGGCTTTGATCGAAGAATCGAATCTTTTTGACGTCCTCAGGGTAGCTCCCGCCCTGCTACCGGTGAGCCGTCCGCAGTTGCGCGATTATATCGAGGCCCGGCTTAGCGCCTTTGAGCAGTTGCCGGAATTTGTCCTGTCGCTTGTGGCCGAAACAGCCGATCCGACAGCGATCGAGCGACAGACCCCGAGCCGCCAGATCCCAGACGACCCAGCCAACCAGAGCGATCCATCGCCCTCGGCCCGCCGCGCCGATTTGCTCGATACCCTGCTTCTGGGCTGGACGTTCAAAAAATGGCTGGGCATCGCCACCGGCCCGCAGCAGGGGCGAGCGGACTTTCTGGAGAGCGTGGCAGGACTATTCGAGCAAAGCACTTCTGCCCTGCTGCCGGATGATGGGCAGCCCCCAGTCCACGAACTTTCTGCCGCCTTCGTCCACCGCCTGCTGGATAGTGCCCGCAAATCCAGCCCCCAGGATTACGCGCTCCTCTACGTACTCTTCGCTGCCGGGCTGAGTGCGGCTGAAGTGAGCGCTCTGCAGCGCACCGACTGGATCGGTGAGAGCGATCGGCAGTTGCTGCAGGTGGGTAACCGCCAGGTACCGCTCAACCGCCAGATCCTGGGCAAACGCTACGGCTCTTCTACCCACAACCCCCTCAGCCGCTGGCTGAAGTCGCGCCGCGATCAGCAGAATGCTCTATTTCTCAACGAAGTTGCCAGACCCCTGTCCGTCCAGGAAGTGCAATTTCGCTGGGAGGTCTGCATCCAGAAGATCGTAGCGGCCACGGAGAGCGCACCGACCGTCGAGCAGGCCCAACAGACCTGGCGGGTCGAGATGCTCCTGCGCGGCATCGACCTCGACACCCTGGCCATTCTCAGCGGTCAAACACCCGAGCAACTGCAGCCTTTCGCCCGCCGCGCCCGAGAAAAATTGGCCCTCGAAAAAGCCCTCCAGCTCGACGGCTGA
- a CDS encoding selenium-binding family protein has translation MTETAHACCGPGYASPEEARRAPREKLLYTIALYTGSGVEAADYLATIDVDPASPTYSQVVHRLPMPYLGDELHHFGWNTCSSCHGDAEKTRRFLIIPGIRSSRIYIVDTADARAPKLHKIIEPEAIKAATNLSAPHTVHCLASGQVMISMLGDGEGNGPGGFLLLDERFEIAGRWENKADAMRFNYDFWYQPRLNAMVSSEWGAPRTFYGGFALEDVTAGKYGQQIHFWDWAKHEIIKSVDLGSDGLIPLEVRFQHNPDSSHGFVAAALSSNIWHWYRPDGEWQVQKVIDIEPVELAGWAFPVPSLITDLLISLDDRWLYLSNWLHGDIRQYDISDPLHPKLAGQVWVGGLLGKSGNVQGHKLGGGPQMLQLSLDGKRLYVTNSLFSTWDNQFYPELAKAGSYLLQIDADTENGGLAVNENFYIDFGKEPAGPARAHEMRYPGGDVTSDIWV, from the coding sequence ATGACAGAAACTGCCCACGCCTGCTGCGGTCCCGGCTACGCTTCACCGGAGGAGGCGCGCCGTGCGCCCCGCGAAAAGCTGCTCTATACGATCGCCCTTTACACCGGTTCAGGCGTCGAGGCCGCCGATTATCTGGCGACGATCGACGTCGATCCGGCCTCGCCCACCTACTCGCAGGTCGTCCATCGCCTGCCGATGCCCTACCTTGGCGACGAGCTGCACCATTTTGGCTGGAATACGTGCAGCTCCTGCCACGGCGACGCCGAAAAAACCCGCCGGTTTTTGATCATCCCCGGCATCCGCAGCAGCCGCATCTACATCGTCGATACCGCCGATGCCCGCGCTCCAAAATTACACAAGATCATCGAACCCGAGGCGATCAAGGCGGCGACGAACCTGAGCGCTCCCCACACCGTCCACTGCCTCGCAAGCGGCCAGGTGATGATCTCGATGCTGGGCGACGGCGAGGGCAACGGGCCGGGCGGATTTTTGTTGCTCGACGAGCGCTTCGAGATCGCCGGGCGCTGGGAAAACAAAGCCGACGCCATGCGCTTTAACTACGACTTCTGGTACCAGCCGCGCCTCAACGCGATGGTAAGTAGCGAGTGGGGGGCTCCGCGCACGTTCTACGGCGGCTTTGCCCTCGAAGACGTGACAGCCGGAAAGTACGGCCAGCAGATTCACTTCTGGGACTGGGCAAAGCACGAGATTATCAAGAGCGTCGATCTGGGTTCCGACGGTCTTATCCCGCTGGAGGTCCGCTTTCAGCACAACCCCGACAGCAGCCACGGCTTTGTCGCCGCCGCCTTGAGCAGCAACATCTGGCACTGGTACCGCCCAGACGGCGAGTGGCAGGTGCAAAAAGTAATCGACATCGAACCGGTGGAGCTGGCGGGCTGGGCCTTTCCGGTTCCCTCGCTCATCACCGATCTGTTAATCTCCCTCGACGATCGCTGGCTGTACCTGTCCAACTGGCTGCACGGCGACATCCGCCAGTACGACATCAGCGACCCCCTCCATCCAAAACTCGCAGGCCAGGTCTGGGTGGGCGGCTTACTTGGTAAAAGCGGCAACGTGCAGGGCCACAAGCTGGGCGGTGGCCCGCAGATGCTGCAACTGAGCCTCGATGGCAAACGGCTGTACGTGACCAACTCGCTTTTTAGCACCTGGGACAACCAGTTCTATCCTGAGCTGGCCAAAGCCGGTTCCTACCTGCTGCAGATCGACGCCGACACCGAGAACGGCGGCCTGGCGGTCAACGAAAATTTTTACATCGACTTTGGTAAAGAACCCGCCGGTCCCGCCCGCGCCCACGAGATGCGCTATCCAGGAGGCGATGTCACCTCCGATATCTGGGTTTGA
- a CDS encoding manganese catalase family protein, translating to MFFHKKEPIHSVRVDEPNPRFAQLLLEQFGGATGELTAALQYWTQSFHVEDPGIKDMLQDIAIEEFGHLEMVGKLVEIHTSKVDQTEAYKSTLFAVRGPGPHLLDSQGSAWTAAYVNEGGDVVRDLRANIGAEAGARQTYEALIKLATDEGTRQTLVHLLTREISHTRMFMTALDSLGKLTDPLFGNVQPDETVRIYYNLSTDGKDERGPWNMEPTFEYIADPVGQHQSQP from the coding sequence ATGTTTTTTCACAAAAAAGAGCCCATCCACTCGGTCAGAGTGGATGAGCCCAATCCGCGCTTTGCCCAGTTGCTCTTGGAGCAGTTCGGCGGAGCGACCGGTGAGTTGACCGCTGCTTTGCAGTACTGGACCCAATCGTTCCACGTCGAGGATCCAGGGATCAAGGACATGCTCCAGGACATCGCCATCGAAGAATTTGGCCACCTGGAGATGGTCGGCAAGCTGGTCGAAATCCACACCAGCAAAGTCGATCAGACCGAGGCTTATAAGAGCACGCTGTTTGCCGTGCGCGGGCCGGGACCGCACCTGCTCGACTCTCAAGGCAGCGCCTGGACGGCGGCCTACGTCAACGAGGGCGGCGATGTCGTGCGCGACCTGCGCGCCAATATCGGCGCGGAGGCGGGTGCCCGCCAGACCTACGAAGCGCTCATCAAACTGGCAACGGACGAGGGCACCAGACAGACCCTGGTCCACCTGCTCACCCGCGAGATCTCCCACACGCGGATGTTCATGACCGCCCTCGATTCGCTGGGCAAACTCACCGACCCGCTCTTCGGTAACGTCCAGCCCGATGAGACGGTGCGCATCTACTACAACCTGTCTACCGACGGCAAGGACGAGCGCGGGCCCTGGAACATGGAGCCTACCTTTGAGTACATCGCCGATCCGGTCGGGCAGCACCAGTCGCAGCCATAG
- a CDS encoding amidohydrolase family protein has product MIDLLIRQAALPGGGDLVDIAILGGRIVEVSPRIEAQAHRTIEAAGFLVSPPFIDSHFHMDSTLTFGQPRVNLSGTLLEGIALWGELQPQLTVESVKARALELCRWAIARGNLAIRSHVDICDPKLTALLALLEVRDQIKPYLDLQLVAFPQQGYLRYPDSLPLMQRALDLGVDVVGGIPHFERTAAEGAESVRLLCELAAERGLPVDMHCDESDDPHSRFVEYLAYQTTRLGLEGRVTGSHLTSMHSMDNYYASKLIDLMVEARLHVVANPLINITLQGRHDTYPKRRGVTRIRELQEAGLTVALGHDCVQDPWYPLGSHDLLEVAHMAVHVAQMTGIAQMGAMFEAITTAAARVLGLEHYGLTPGCWADMVILQARDPIEAIRLRPARLFVIRRGQVIARTPAVHSQVELGESTFTIDFLNADRRSCPSL; this is encoded by the coding sequence ATGATCGATCTGCTCATCCGCCAGGCAGCCCTACCCGGAGGTGGCGACCTTGTAGACATTGCCATTTTGGGAGGGCGCATCGTCGAGGTGTCTCCCCGCATCGAAGCACAGGCGCACCGGACGATCGAGGCGGCTGGATTTTTGGTGAGCCCGCCTTTTATCGACAGCCACTTCCACATGGATTCCACCCTTACTTTTGGTCAGCCGCGCGTCAACCTGAGCGGCACACTGCTGGAAGGGATCGCCCTTTGGGGCGAATTGCAGCCGCAACTCACCGTCGAGTCGGTGAAGGCACGGGCTCTCGAACTCTGCCGCTGGGCGATCGCGCGCGGCAATCTTGCGATTCGCAGCCACGTCGATATCTGCGATCCGAAACTCACAGCCCTGCTGGCCCTGCTGGAGGTGCGCGACCAGATAAAGCCCTACCTGGATCTGCAACTGGTGGCCTTTCCCCAGCAGGGCTACCTGCGCTACCCAGACTCGCTGCCGCTAATGCAACGCGCCCTGGATCTGGGGGTCGATGTGGTGGGCGGCATTCCCCACTTCGAGCGCACCGCCGCCGAGGGAGCGGAATCGGTGCGGTTGCTGTGCGAACTGGCGGCTGAACGGGGGTTACCGGTCGATATGCACTGCGACGAGAGCGACGATCCCCACTCGCGCTTCGTCGAATACCTGGCTTACCAGACGACGCGGCTGGGGCTGGAGGGGCGGGTGACCGGTTCCCACCTCACCTCGATGCACTCGATGGACAATTACTACGCCAGCAAACTGATCGACCTGATGGTGGAGGCGCGCCTGCACGTTGTCGCCAATCCGCTTATCAACATCACCCTGCAGGGGCGGCATGACACCTATCCGAAGCGGCGGGGGGTGACGCGCATCCGGGAGCTACAGGAAGCGGGATTGACCGTCGCCTTGGGCCACGACTGCGTGCAGGATCCCTGGTATCCCCTCGGCAGCCACGACCTGCTCGAAGTGGCGCACATGGCCGTTCACGTCGCCCAGATGACGGGTATTGCCCAGATGGGGGCGATGTTCGAGGCGATCACCACTGCCGCTGCCCGCGTGTTGGGTCTCGAACATTACGGTCTCACGCCCGGCTGTTGGGCAGACATGGTCATCCTGCAGGCCCGCGACCCTATCGAGGCGATTCGCCTGCGGCCCGCCCGGCTGTTCGTCATCCGCCGGGGCCAGGTGATCGCCCGCACCCCGGCGGTCCACTCCCAGGTAGAACTCGGTGAATCCACCTTCACCATCGACTTTCTCAACGCCGATCGCAGGAGCTGTCCCAGCCTGTGA